A part of Setaria viridis chromosome 8, Setaria_viridis_v4.0, whole genome shotgun sequence genomic DNA contains:
- the LOC117866370 gene encoding uncharacterized protein — protein MEPRRLEQLVFLLCCFAAITCRLHAHAQAQTTLEHLNSSPRIGAVGRILSDAGNTSESALSMRTRRIDPLDGLRKYEGGYNITDKHYWSSTIFTGRSGYVIAALWVIGGIIFLGTILVSKILCTKRKERYTEFDYFLERYEILTVILCIILAVFVIVASAVALRGTVQFHSRAESVKEIIGTTALQATATIYNITGAIEMMQNTSKLYNYTSQAWDHLNSTVEALNSEAMEIQAKAEKNMRLVSRGINTLELVTILTVSLNLVAVLVLLVGSPLRLQKLCYLCLALCWILTALFWMYFGLYYFFDKFAGDTCAALDEYQLNPQNSTLGTIIPCSEKFSGSIILHDVGAGIHDIIDQVNSNIYTIKSEYPVKRLDYICNPFTGPPEYRYCPQNCPSGAATIGDIPQILKRLTCSDFGGGASCRPVDLSSAIDYDKVQSYTSSIQNVLDIFPGTERLVSCELVKAGFADIVGGQCAPLRRGARAAWGALAALSAAMALLLLLLLLVLTAARRHPGDDRISVRHLTSATNSEISEAEFAEMQAKKVRIRVGP, from the exons ATGGAACCGAGGAGGTTGGAGCAGTTAGTATTCCTGCTCTGCTGCTTTGCGGCAATCACATGCAGGTTACACGCACACGCTCAGGCCCAAACCACTTTGGAACACCTCAACAGCTCGCCTCGCATTGGAGCAG TGGGTAGAATTTTATCGGATGCGGGGAATACATCGGAGAGCGCTCTGTCGATGAGAACAAGGAGAATTGATCCTCTTGATGGACTGAGGAAGTATGAGGGAGGGTACAATATCACTGACAAGCATTATTGGAGT TCGACCATATTTACAGGTAGATCTGGATACGTGATTGCAGCACTGTGGGTAATTGGTGGTATCATTTTTCTGGGAACTATACTAGTCTCCAAGATTTTATgcacaaaaaggaaagaaagatacACTGAGTTCGACTATTTCCTAGAGAGATACGAAATTTTGACTGTGATACTGTGCATCATCCTTGCAGTTTTTGTCAT AGTTGCATCAGCAGTCGCTCTTCGTGGCACAGTACAATTCCACTCAAGAGCAGAATCTGTGAAAGAGATCATTGGGACGACTGCACTCCAGGCGACAGCAACCATTTACAACATAACAGGAGCCATTGAGATGATGCAAAACACATCGAAGCTATACAACTATACCAGCCAAGCGTGGGATCATCTCAACTCCACAGTAGAGGCTCTCAACTCTGAAGCAATGGAGATTCAGGCAAAGGCAGAGAAGAATATGCGCCTGGTCAGCAGAGGAATCAACACACT GGAACTTGTAACCATTTTAACCGTTTCGCTGAACCTTGTCGCAGTTCTAGTGTTGTTGG TAGGAAGCCCCCTAAGACTGCAAAAACTGTGCTACTT GTGCCTGGCCTTGTGCTGGATACTGACAGCCCTCTTCTGGATGTACTTCGGCCTGTACTACTTCTTCGATAAGTTCGCCGGCGACACGTGTGCCGCTCTGGACGAGTACCAGCTGAACCCTCAGAACAGCACGCTGGGCACCATCATCCCCTGCAGCGAGAAGTTCTCCGGTAGCATAATTCTGCACGATGTCGGTGCAGGGATCCATGACATCATAGATCAGGTGAACTCAAACATCTACACCATCAAATCGGAGTACCCGGTGAAGCGGTTGGACTACATCTGCAACCCCTTCACCGGGCCGCCGGAGTACCGGTACTGCCCCCAGAACtgcccctccggcgccgccaccatcgGCGACATCCCTCAG ATCCTGAAGAGGCTGACGTGCTCGGActttggcggcggcgccagctgCCGGCCGGTGGACCTCTCGTCGGCGATCGATTACGACAAGGTGCAGTCGTACACGAGCTCGATCCAGAACGTGCTGGACATCTTCCCGGGCACGGAGCGGCTGGTGAGCTGCGAGCTCGTGAAGGCCGGGTTCGCGGACATCGTCGGTGGCCAGTGCGCCCCgctgcggcgcggcgcgcgcgcggcgtggggggcgctcgccgcgctgtcggcggccatggcgctgctgctgctgctgctcctgctcgtgctcaccgcggcgcggcgccaccCCGGCGACGACCGGATCTCGGTGCGGCACCTCACGTCCGCGACCAACTCGGAGATCTCGGAAGCGGAGTTCGCCGAGATGCAGGCCAAGAAAGTGCGGATCAGGGTCGGGCCGTGA